The nucleotide window TAAATACATCATTTCATTAAATCTTTAAGAAACTACTTGCAGACAACAAAGTATGCCTTTATATGTTTACACCTTACAAGTGACAGTGCTTTTGGAAGGAAGTAACTACATATCGGCTCCGACAAAGCACAGTCCACAAATAACCCATAAAACCTCCTCCCCCCCAAGATTTTGTGGTGTTACTCTTATTCCTAGCGCCATCTCCTTATGGCAAGAATTAACCAAAGTGCACAAATTTTCTGGTGAGCAAAGCCAGAACTCTAAATCAAGTCTCCGGGAGGGAAAGGCTGCTGTATTAAACTACACCTTTTCCAGCTTCTTCCTATCCCCACATCAGATACATCGGGGGGGGGGAAAAGTCAACATTTATTCGCAGATAGTTAACCAATCTTGGGCAGAATTTCTGTTTCTAGCAAGTAATACCTCAGTACATCTTACATCTATGCGCTGCGTCGTATACAAAGGATTCCCCACAATTGTGTCATATCTTCCTGTCTGGTGTATGACGTGATGTAAGGAATCCATCTAGAACAAGATGCCGCAGAATGAGAATGGTAAGGATAAAAAGTCAAGTGAAAGAAATGCAGTAGTACATGGTACATATCTATTGGGCCAAAAATTCTTTAAATAAGGGGCAGGTTTTCTTGCAGGAAGACAAGTTTTCTTCACAGCTTCTTGCTATTAACAGAGCTATACATAGCTACTTCATAATCAAGCAGAATTAGAGCCTATCACCTATAGCTTTTATAACAGAGGAACAGATTTTATGCAGTTCAGGTACATTTAGAAATTCAGCAGAAAGCTTAAAATGAGTGTGACAATACTGTTAACTAAAAATCCTAAGCACAGTTCTACTTATATGGAGAAAGACTGACTCTAAAAGGAGAAAACACCAATTCATTAATGTAAACTTCAAGGGAGAGAACAACAGCAGATTAATTTAGGTATCAGTTCTGTAAGAGAAAATTCCAGTTCCAAGAGAAAATACACACTTGAGCATGTTTGTTTCTCGACTTGTTTGAGAAATTTGACTCTAGTCGTTTCTTGCATCCTAGCCAGCGCTGGCCAGAGACAGAAAAATCCATCCCTATCTGGTATTAAGAGAatctactttgaaaaaaataaaacaagattgTCTAATCCAACCCTGCTGTTCGAAGCGGGGTCGATTACAGCAGGTTgggttttaaatatctccaaggacagagactccataacctccctgagcaacctgttcatACCGTATAAAGGACAGAGAAATGGGATTTTAACATTTATCCCACTGctgaaagtaccttttttttttttccttactgacCTGCGACTGCACATTGGCTCCCACTGGGGAGCTCTGGTAGGAAGTCAATGACTGCAAGTTTATAAACGAATCTCCGGAATTTGTCATCTTAAAAGAGCCagaggaagctgaaaaaaaaaaaaaccacaacatgttttaatgagaaataaaacccaccaaaaatgGCTCTTCAATAAGTATTACATTatttaagtttaaaagaaaaagaaatcctgcaaCTGTTTCCAACACAGGTATTCCGTGGTACTAATTGTGACAAGAAAGAAATTTAGAGACTTTCGAGCGGACAGACTCTTCACTGGTGCTCTCACTCACCTGAATTTGGTGTAGACGGAGAATTTGCCTGGTTGCCTTGAGCCACGACATTAGTTGCATCCACTGCTGTTTTTGCAGCATAAATATTGGCTTCTTCTTGGAACTTCCCCATGTTTTTTTTGTATCGAATTCTTTTGTTACCAAACCAGTTGGAAACCTGGAGACATATATCACTGTTAGCATTTGATCAAACTATTATATTTTCTACTGTATTCGGAAGTTACCAGCAAAGGAGACATTTTAAACTAGGCTTCAAACAGAAAATACCTACTACTAAACCCTTCAGAATAACTTAAATCCTATTTAAAGTACCAGTAACTGAAGCCTGTTCCtaagtatggggaaaaaaaaaacattgttcaaggaaaaaaaagtcacttaattCCAGATCAATCACTTCATACCTGTGAAACCGTGATGCCACCTTTCTTCGCTAGCTCTTCTTTGGCCTCTTCACTGGGGTAAGGATTACTCAGATGCGAATAGAAATACTCATTCAGTACTTCCGTTGCCTGTTTGCTGAAGTTACGTCGTTTACGCCTATAAAAACATTAGTTATTCCTGTTTAAATGGTGTTATAGAGTAGACCGGACAGAGTAGACTGTTggcttttttccctctaaaatgtatttgaagGAGAATGTAAGAATTGAGTGGAATTAAATAGATGTCAATGTCAAAGCAGGCACAACGGGTGGCAAATTCTTAAATGTTGAAACTAGATTGACACTGGGAATGACAGACTTGAGACTTCTTACCCAGTCAACTGGCATCAAGCAACAAAAGAAGTTCAGGCTTAAACATCTGTTATCGCTAGATTGTGTTTTCTCGTACCTTGCATCAAGAAAGCGTGAACGCAGGATCATAACTGCCTCGCACGTGCTCTGCTTCAGTTGCATCTGGATGGTGCTGAATTTGCCGTGGATTATGTTCACCATGCGCTCTATTTCTTTTGGCGAAATTGGTCTCGTTCTACTCTGTTCCCTAAGCAGGTTCATAACGTGGGTGGTGAACTCACTGCAGGCCTGAAAATACACACATTTGTATCGACAAACAATACTATACCCTAGAATTCATTTCCCCAACAAGAATATATATATCCAAAAAACTTTAGAGGAGTTTCCATGTTTCAGCTTTACTCTATTTACtcttaaaaaacagcaacaaagatAAACGAGACATTTATTATCTTTAGTTTGATGTCCAGTCCCTCTATCTTCACCTTACTTCTGTAACACTGAGATAAGTTTTCAACTGAATTGGATATCCTCGCATTCACCTGAATTCATTATACTTCCTGTTCTGTTCTTAAAACcaacaccaaaggaaaaaacgGTTATGTTTAATTGAGATGATAAAAACTCTTCCATGCAGAAAGATCACCTGTTCATATTTCTCTAGCTCAGAGTGGTATATCTGTCGGATCTGTGACAGCTTGGCCCTGTAGTCAGAGTGTTCAATGCTATTGTCATTTGGACAGCCACCTGATGTTGCTGCTACAGCCATcggtcctcctcttcctcttttctcggGCCCGGAGACACCCTCTGCCAGCAACATGTTATCTAGTCTCATTAGTTGAGCATCTGGGGGATCTTCTTCCTGAATACCGCGAATACTTAACACTAGATAAATATAAAGAGGGAATCAAAAGATTATTTCCGAAACAGGAAAGAGCATCCACTTCAATTCCGGCAAAGCATTTAAACGCCCTTCAGAGGTTTTAGCAGGTCTTGAGctcaagaaagaaaagggagtgTTTAACGAAGCCACGAGGCAACAAGTCAAAACAAACAGGACATTGTTCCCATTGAGAAACACCAAAACGCAAGGCGAGTTTTCAAATGCACGCAGATAATAAGACTACTTGAGGTCATACCAGTTTATACCACATTTAGAAAGTATTTTAGCCGTCTATAAAAATTAGAACGAAGTTCTTACAGAGCAGATGCCCCCCATATCAGCCTGCTGCCTGGCTTCTTGCACGGTCCTCAACAGCGTTCAGCACGAGCTCGTGCAGATGGGCTACGATGGACAGACACAAGGCCCGAGCCACTGGGACAACTGCTACGCCTCTATGTCCAGGATGGAAACGAGCACCGCACTAACGTAAGATCCCGTCGAAATCTGTACACAAGGCATGAGTTTGACCTCATCTGCTTTATATGCCAAGGATACAACCATACTACACAGCAGCAGGCTACAAATTGAAGTCTTAACAGTGCTGAATTCTAAAATCtattaaaatccatttaaaatctATCACAATctgaaacaacatgaaaaaatgcACCAGAAGCCCATTTCCTTAAGCTTATATTCAACAAACCCAGATGGCAGCAGTCTGTATGCTCAGATAATTCAAGTTTGATTCcaagcaaatttattttaaaaatttaatttcccAAATTTTTTGACAATTTATTattaacttccttttttaaaaaccgTAATGTCTCACGAGATATTGAGTCAATACAAAAAATGCCAACAGCTTTTTGGCTTTTAGTTTGACTTTACGTGCTAGACAATTTTAGTTTGACGAACAGTTGGTCTTAACCTTGTGAAGCTACCAAATTCAAATGACCTTTTCCAAATTGTAATTGGCGGGTTAACGGGATATTATGTTCCGTACCGAAGATAAATACAACAGATCTCTTGTTATGCAAAGATTCTAGCGTGAGGCAGGAGAACAATGTATATGTACAGAGACATTAAACAGATGCATTTACGacaattttcagcattttgtaggCGAAAGAATAGctcatctaaaaaaacccaataataGTTCTGAACATACAAGCAGCCTAAACTTGTAATCACATTGCTGAACTTCATATTCTGCAGGCTATACAGAAACGACTGCACAATTCTGATGAAGAGAGCACTTTGGAGTGGCTGCAGACCCAAATTCGCTCTGTCACAGCAATCCAGGTCTCCTCCAGAACATCCCCAGTCTTTTTGGAAGTGGAAAAAGGTAAGGCAAAAATAGCTATAGTGTAGTAGTACATGGGTAACTGTTGAACTCAAGCTAAGACAACAATGAGGAAAGTGTTGACTGTTTTAGAAGTTAGTGGCTTTTCTAACTCATTATGGAATTAAAattaatacctttttaaaaaacattgcagACCACCTACTGCAAACACCCTTCACTGAGCGAACGTTACAAGAAACggaacaaacacagaaaaaaagggggggttttatttgttgctgggtttttgtttttaaaaatcgcCAGTTCTCCTTTTTTCTGGGAGACCCAGCAGAAGAGTTCACCAGCAACCATTTGCTTTTAAGTCTTTTTGATAAAACTCACATTAAACTACTTGGACCGGCGAGCACAAATTCAGTGGAACAGATATTTTGGTGTCACCTTCTTATTTGAATGTGCTTCTGCCAAACATCTTTTTATGCACATTACGATGCATATCAGAGTACCTCATGTTGAAGTCAAGCTCCCAGCTGCAGCTTAATTTTATGTCACTTGTCTAATTATGGCAATTAGACATTAGTTATCATCAATTACACATAAGCTCATCTCAAGTTGACTGCTGAAAAGCATGTATAAAGCACCTTCCCAGTCTCGAGGGAAGACTCAGGTTGGTTGGCTCTAGTAAGTCACAAGAAACTAGAAAGGAGTTAACCATCATCAATGTATCGTAAACTGCATTTCCAATCTAGAAGTTCAAACTTTTACTTAATAAACTCTCTCAAAGGTGAGCAGACCTAAGAATCAATGAGTGCAAGAAGCTCGGTCCGTCCTATCTGCTCCACCAGGTTGATTTTAAACTTTTGGCAACTCCATCTTAATAGGTGTGACGGTTAAAACACAAGGTCTACGGAAATCATTGCCACggatattatttttaaattaaagccatCATCTCCTGGAATGGATACCTTTTGCTTGAGCTTTATTTTTACTCCTAGTATCGTCACCTAACGATAATATTTGTACAGATCATAAGTTACATCAGATTCGCTCAAAACTACCTATTCAGTGAATTCATAACTGTGTTTGCTGCAAGTAGCAGCCAGTTCTGATTTCCAAGTACAAGAGCTGCAGTTGTTCGTCTCCCGACCTTCCAGAGCTGGTAATCTCAAAAGATGGCACAACGGGAGAGCAAAACCATTGCAGCGGCAGGAAGGCTGCGCTCTCACCAGCTTCTGCAACTCTCTTTTGATAGTCTGGTAAAAACAATTCCAGAAGTACGTGCCTTACCCCTAAGAGTTTTGTCAGGGTAGCTGCATCTACCCTGCGAGCTTTCGGCATGCTCTGTGGGTCAGGCGTCACCCATTTCTGTGTACAATCCTGAAAATTATGCCAGCAGGAGTTTGCAGTTTGCGTGCCTTCTGGAAGAATTAGATTTTGTTAAACAAAAAGGAttccaaagggggaaaaaagttaccACAATAAAAAAAGGATCTCGGTCAACACTGACTTGTTACATATGCCTGTCCTTACATGCTGCTTATTACCTACTGGCTCACAATACTTCGAGGAGAACGCTTCTCTATAAAGCTTACCCCTCTCAGTAGCCTTTTGGCCATCAAATTTTTGAAGTTCCCACAATAGTTTAAGAACATGTAACAACTCTATTAATATGCAAGGCTTTGAGTCAAGACGCTAAGAGACTGGAGTTAAGGTATAACCAGTTACAGCATAGTCAGTGCTTTAAGCATGATTTAGAAAGTCCTTGCATAATGGTAAAATCCTTCACACTTAAATCCTTCATAATCCATCACTTTTATGGATGTTTAAGAAAAACCCTACACTGGCTCAAAAAGCCTGAGGAGTCACTCCTGTCAGCTGTACCAATATAATAGTGTGCATTCTCTGGCGCATCACCTACCAGATATTCatcaaatatgtaaaataattatACTAAGCAAAATGAAATTCCCATCATTTCTAATTaatctttaattaaaatacatcacaACCTAAGGTGCTGAAGCCTCACTCAGTATGCAAATGCAATAATTACAATATATTTACATCTCATTAATTAAAGATTTGCAGTTCTGTAATGAACTGTACCAGATCACTGGTACCAAAATAAGTGATACACACTTTGCTTAGACTTGCTTTCCTTTCCAGATTTTCCTTCAGAGAGCAAGTAATGCAGAAGAGCATGATAAATGTGTCTATTTGGTACAGAATACACCAAGTTAGATCCCAAACCTGCCATATTAGGGCCAGAAAGAAACAGCCCATACTGTATGAAGTATAAAATACCTATGGAGAGTGCAAGGAAGCAGGCAGTTGGGTGCTGGACCTGCACCCCTCCTCAGCCACGTCTCAGTTTTTCCCAGATGATCCTATCCCCTATGTTACACTTGCAAATATTTATCCTGTAACTCATGCTAAATATTGACTCCTGATGTTTTATTCCAACAGAAGGGTTTCCTCCATTTGGCAGTCCACAAATCAAACTGTTAGGTGAGAAGGCAGGGGtgcatttttttaacagcagGTCACCTAAAGCAATCATGAACCCGTTCTGAACTACTTCTTAATGCTACCAAAATACCACACACACCCCTCCTGCAGTaccaagcagatttttttcaccCACACGAGACACCCCATTTTTCAGTTAGCAGTCCTCTGTGGGGATACCAGCCTCCCAAGCACCCCACTACAGAGAACAACATTGCTGTTGGTTCAGCTGCTCTCAAAGCAGTGTCACAGAAGAGCGCTTTCTCCAAATCCAAGACAGTCTCGCACATTCAGGGACAGAGGAAAGCGaatggaaacagaagacaaaagccAGCGGGGCTCCGAGCGCTGAGGAACAAGACTCAGCTACGTAAGAATGTCAACAAACTCAGCAACAAAGAGAAAGCGTGTTCTTCGGCCACGCCGCTTGCCAAGTTTATAACCGAATGAAAAGGTACCCATTGAATTAACCTAGCCAAGTGCCAGCACATGAAAGGAAGGACAGAGGGCTGCAGCTAGCAGCGAtgagaaacaataaaaaatggCACTCCATGTTACGATGCTGCAACAAACATGTTCCCTACCAGAAATACAGAATCGGAGTCCCGCTGCGCAGTGTGTTCCACAAAAGTGGGTAGAAATACACTTTCCCTGCCCCAAGGGGCCTGAAGCCCATCACAGACTAGCATCCTCCTAGCATGGTATAGTCAGCCGAGAAGAAAAACtctgaaatttaaaattcagcacCAAAAGCATGCATCTTTAACACTACAGATGTTTAATTCTGATTTTAAGATAGAATTATGCCATGTTTGAATTCATACAGCTTGAATCATATCTGAAGTATAACCCAATCAGCAAAACCCCTATCTGCTGCATAGATTAAAAATGCTCCAAATGCTTCTGTGAGTTCCCCAAAAAACTAAGTGGGCTTTACTGGATTAGATCCCTCTTCAAAATAGCTACCTATGTTCCAGGCAGGTATTTAAgacctgaaaataaaatacctgtTCTTCCCATAGCTggtttgaaattttaaaaattaaaatcattgggggggtgggggccgAGAACAAAACATTAAATGCGGCCAAATCTATTTAAATTACAAAGAGtcatttgtaatttcttttttattaataaacacTACTGGGGAGAATTTTTTGGCACCTTTCAGCTGGCTGCCCATTGCAAAGGCGTACGGCTTATCCTGAGCCATTGTGAATGATACCAGCGCTCCAACAAAGAACGAAAGAAAGATGGGGGGGGAGGAACATGTTTGAAACTGATTTCCGAGCTAGAAAAGAAGCTTGTGTGCCTGGGTCACAAAGAAAGCCCAAAACCTTGTGCTACAGTATGTCCAGGCTTTTGTTTGCTTGAAGCCATAACATCTGCTCCCCATAATTTAAATAAGGAATAGACAGACCATCAGACATTCAAAAACCTATGAGACCAAAACAAATCCAGCATAACCACGACATCAGAGCCTGTTCCTGCAAGTGTATTTAGCTCAGAGAAGTCACAGTTTCAATCAATAAAACGCAGAAGGCAGCTTTCAGtgtagaaaggaaaaacagatgaaagaTCCTCTTTAAGGACAGCAATCCTCGAAGGACAGACAGACATAAAAGCACACCCAGGCAGCACACACGCACTTACTACcacaatgtttttcttcagaagcaaacTGCTATCATGAGAACGCAATATATGCAACCAAACTCTCCAGAAACGAACGTGTAATGTCTGCCTCAAAGCTCCTTTCCATGACAAGGGCACCGCAGAGGACGGAACTGTATGGTCCCTCATCTGGCAATACAATGAGGAGCACTGCAAGTTTTGgtgttttagaaaaaataatacaaatgtaGGTTTAGGGTGCAAAATGTTAATACAgctataagttaaaaaaaaaagtaaacaaaccaCCATTTTAGTTACATATAATGAAAGTAGTTATTCTCTAAAAAACCCATCAAAATTCACTATAGTTTATAGAAATTAGATACGCAAACGACATTGCTTAAGTGTTCATGTATGAGCATATCCTGGGTAATTCAAAATCGAAATCCATTTGCCCCCAGTGCTTCTGCTCCTCAAAGAAAGCTGCATGATCACCAACTCCCATTTCCTGCTACTTCTGTGTCTTCCAATATCCCCAAGCATTCTGCCTTactgtctctttttctctgtaatacAGTTATTTGTCAACTTCGAACTCTTAACTACCACCACAATTTTGGTACCAAttccttcaaggaaaaaaagagcataacAACACAGCAGGATTATTCAGGGTTCTCCAGGTACCTAGGCAgacatcaaaaaaccccaacctacaGATTCTTTACATACACACAACCAAAAGACTCGTTCAAATAAGCAGCGTTGTTTTCTCCAAACCTGCACACAGACAGCATTATGAAAAGCACATCAGAGCCATTTCCAGCTTACAGAAGATGAtgttagaggtcttttccaacctagatgattctatgattaagccaaaaaaagaaaaaaatagccttaAGTTGTAGAATCTATCAGGGAAAATACAGGCCACGTTAAACAAGAGCTGAGCTGATGACTgaatggggggtttttttggaaagctgAGGCCAGAAAAGACACCAACGCACCTGTTTTCTCCTTGATCTCACACAGCACGCTGAAAAGAGCAGGCTTCATTCTGTGGCAGTTCAaggcatgttttctgaaacagaagaagaaagaatgagtgAATGCCAACAGGAAAGGCAGCGAAAGGTGCCAAGACTTACAGAGGACTGGATGGCGCTTCAGTAATAGCAGGTTAGTGctaagattaagaaaaaaatgtgcaagttCTGGTGATATATTTCATTTAA belongs to Harpia harpyja isolate bHarHar1 chromosome 10, bHarHar1 primary haplotype, whole genome shotgun sequence and includes:
- the PBX4 gene encoding pre-B-cell leukemia transcription factor 4 isoform X1 encodes the protein MEDPSRLLAAAHGGGVTLPGGIPPPPPSAAGDPAAAPPPGQPPPPPPAHHDTGDVLQQIMAITDQSLDEAQARKHALNCHRMKPALFSVLCEIKEKTESSRLEKTSNIIFLLSIRGIQEEDPPDAQLMRLDNMLLAEGVSGPEKRGRGGPMAVAATSGGCPNDNSIEHSDYRAKLSQIRQIYHSELEKYEQACSEFTTHVMNLLREQSRTRPISPKEIERMVNIIHGKFSTIQMQLKQSTCEAVMILRSRFLDARRKRRNFSKQATEVLNEYFYSHLSNPYPSEEAKEELAKKGGITVSQVSNWFGNKRIRYKKNMGKFQEEANIYAAKTAVDATNVVAQGNQANSPSTPNSASSGSFKMTNSGDSFINLQSLTSYQSSPVGANVQSQMDSLHHVIHQTGRYDTIVGNPLYTTQRIDVRCTEANGSWQDATTPSSITSPAGDPGSVNSDASN
- the PBX4 gene encoding pre-B-cell leukemia transcription factor 4 isoform X3, translated to MEDPSRLLAAAHGGGVTLPGGIPPPPPSAAGDPAAAPPPGQPPPPPPAHHDTGDVLQQIMAITDQSLDEAQARKHALNCHRMKPALFSVLCEIKEKTVLSIRGIQEEDPPDAQLMRLDNMLLAEGVSGPEKRGRGGPMAVAATSGGCPNDNSIEHSDYRAKLSQIRQIYHSELEKYEQACSEFTTHVMNLLREQSRTRPISPKEIERMVNIIHGKFSTIQMQLKQSTCEAVMILRSRFLDARRKRRNFSKQATEVLNEYFYSHLSNPYPSEEAKEELAKKGGITVSQVSNWFGNKRIRYKKNMGKFQEEANIYAAKTAVDATNVVAQGNQANSPSTPNSASSGSFKMTNSGDSFINLQSLTSYQSSPVGANVQSQMDSLHHVIHQTGRYDTIVGNPLYTTQRIDVRCTEANGSWQDATTPSSITSPAGDPGSVNSDASN
- the PBX4 gene encoding pre-B-cell leukemia transcription factor 4 isoform X2 — its product is MEDPSRLLAAAHGGGVTLPGGIPPPPPSAAGDPAAAPPPGQPPPPPPAHHDTGDVLQQIMAITDQSLDEAQARKHALNCHRMKPALFSVLCEIKEKTESSRLEKTSNIIFLLSIRGIQEEDPPDAQLMRLDNMLLAEGVSGPEKRGRGGPMAVAATSGGCPNDNSIEHSDYRAKLSQIRQIYHSELEKYEQACSEFTTHVMNLLREQSRTRPISPKEIERMVNIIHGKFSTIQMQLKQSTCEAVMILRSRFLDARRKRRNFSKQATEVLNEYFYSHLSNPYPSEEAKEELAKKGGITVSQVSNWFGNKRIRYKKNMGKFQEEANIYAAKTAVDATNVVAQGNQANSPSTPNSASSGSFKMTNSGDSFINLQSLTSYQSSPVGANVQSQMDSLHHVIHQTGRYDTIVGNPLYTTQRIDANGSWQDATTPSSITSPAGDPGSVNSDASN
- the PBX4 gene encoding pre-B-cell leukemia transcription factor 4 isoform X4 codes for the protein MEDPSRLLAAAHGGGVTLPGGIPPPPPSAAGDPAAAPPPGQPPPPPPAHHDTGDVLQQIMAITDQSLDEAQARKHALNCHRMKPALFSVLCEIKEKTVLSIRGIQEEDPPDAQLMRLDNMLLAEGVSGPEKRGRGGPMAVAATSGGCPNDNSIEHSDYRAKLSQIRQIYHSELEKYEQACSEFTTHVMNLLREQSRTRPISPKEIERMVNIIHGKFSTIQMQLKQSTCEAVMILRSRFLDARRKRRNFSKQATEVLNEYFYSHLSNPYPSEEAKEELAKKGGITVSQVSNWFGNKRIRYKKNMGKFQEEANIYAAKTAVDATNVVAQGNQANSPSTPNSASSGSFKMTNSGDSFINLQSLTSYQSSPVGANVQSQMDSLHHVIHQTGRYDTIVGNPLYTTQRIDANGSWQDATTPSSITSPAGDPGSVNSDASN